In Pseudobythopirellula maris, a single window of DNA contains:
- a CDS encoding NAD(P)/FAD-dependent oxidoreductase yields the protein MSVHHHVVVVGGGAAGLTVTARLLRALPGLDIAVIDPASEHYYQPMWTLVGGGVFPRQESRRKEADVIPSGAEWIQDGVESFDPVANLLWTRDGLEVSYDYLVVSPGLQINWDGVVGLRESLGKNGVCSNYSYETVESTWENVRNFRGGTALFTHPTGAVKCGGAPQKICYLAEDHFRRSGIRDRCEVVFASAKDAIFDVARYARTLEKAVARKGIDTRFGLELKEIRGDQKQAVFQRIAGGESVTIDYDMVHVTPPMGPPSFVAASPLANEAGWVDVDKHTLRHTRYGNVFGVGDASSLPTSKTAAAIRKQAPVLVENLLAIIDGEPPLASYDGYTSCPVVTGYDSLVLAEFDYDKNPEETFPFDQSQERFSMMMMKEFALPALYWHGMLKGRA from the coding sequence ATGAGCGTGCATCATCATGTGGTCGTCGTCGGTGGCGGGGCCGCCGGGCTAACGGTTACCGCTCGCCTCTTGCGAGCGCTCCCAGGACTCGACATCGCCGTCATCGACCCCGCGAGCGAGCACTACTACCAACCAATGTGGACCCTCGTGGGGGGCGGCGTCTTCCCTCGTCAAGAGTCACGCCGCAAGGAAGCCGATGTCATCCCAAGCGGCGCCGAGTGGATCCAGGACGGGGTTGAGTCTTTCGACCCGGTGGCAAATCTTTTATGGACCCGCGACGGGCTAGAAGTCTCTTACGACTACTTGGTCGTGTCACCCGGCTTGCAGATCAACTGGGACGGCGTGGTTGGGCTACGCGAGTCGCTCGGCAAGAACGGCGTCTGCAGCAACTACTCCTACGAGACGGTGGAGTCGACCTGGGAGAACGTCCGCAACTTCCGCGGCGGGACGGCGCTCTTCACCCACCCCACCGGCGCCGTGAAGTGTGGCGGGGCGCCGCAGAAGATCTGCTACCTGGCCGAAGACCACTTCCGCCGCTCGGGGATCCGTGACCGCTGCGAGGTGGTCTTCGCTTCGGCGAAAGACGCCATCTTCGATGTCGCCCGCTACGCCCGCACCCTCGAGAAGGCGGTTGCTCGAAAAGGGATCGACACCCGATTCGGGCTCGAACTCAAAGAGATCCGGGGCGACCAGAAGCAGGCGGTCTTCCAACGCATCGCCGGCGGCGAATCCGTGACGATCGACTACGACATGGTGCACGTCACGCCGCCGATGGGCCCACCCAGCTTCGTCGCGGCCAGCCCGCTCGCCAACGAGGCGGGTTGGGTCGATGTCGACAAGCACACCCTCCGGCACACCCGGTACGGGAACGTCTTCGGCGTCGGCGACGCCTCAAGCCTCCCCACGTCGAAGACGGCCGCCGCGATCCGCAAGCAGGCCCCGGTCCTCGTCGAGAACCTGCTGGCGATCATCGACGGCGAGCCACCCCTCGCAAGCTACGACGGCTACACCTCTTGCCCGGTGGTCACGGGGTACGACAGCCTCGTGTTGGCCGAGTTCGACTACGACAAAAACCCAGAGGAGACCTTTCCCTTCGATCAGTCGCAGGAGCGCTTCAGCATGATGATGATGAAAGAATTCGCACTGCCAGCGTTGTATTGGCATGGCATGCTGAAAGGTCGGGCCTGA